The genomic window CAGTAGAATATATCGATGAAATCGAGTTTAATTCTGAACGTGATAGTATTCTAGTTTCGCCACAAAGACTTGAGTGGTGGAATGAAGATTTTGAAGAACTGGTATACTCGGAGAAGTTCCTACTGTCATTGATGGGGCAAGGGTACAATATCAGCCAATGGAAACTAAATTTTGGTTTTACTCCTGACTACATTGCTCCAGCAGAAGAAATTTATTTCGAGAAATTCGTAAAGCTGTGTCGTCGTTACAAAAGTCCCCTGCAATATTTAGATATAGCCATACGAATTATAGATTACTCAACTGAAAATATTTGGCTAGATATTACGTGTGAAACAAGCGATTGGCTGGACTGGACTTATGAGAATATCGTATTTCTCGCTCAAAAGTGGCGAGAAGCCGTCTCGATGATGGAGAAATCAAATGAGGTTAGCCATTTGTTAGAAACATCTCTTTCTGCTCGAAAAGTAGCAGTGAAAATTTGGAATCAAGCATCAAAAGCATGAATGTAGACACAAATATATTACCAATAATTAACTTAGAAAATGTCTCCCAAATCCTGCTGGCCAATATTCCACAAGATGATTTACTAGGGCAGTTAATTATCCTCAAAGGACAGTTTATTTTAGTCGAACGTGAAGGCAAAGAGTCTAAATACAAATTCCTGTCTCCTGAAGCAGTAGAGAAAGCCTTCACAAGTAAAACTGCCGCATCTGGATGGCTTTCTAGCAACACAATTTGGTGGGGTAAAAATCCAGAGGGAGAGGCCATTATTCAGTTTTATTCTCCCCAAAAATATCAAATTCAAATTATGGGACAGGAATTTGAAGTAATTACTGTACCAATGCCTGCATTCTTATTTGCTGGATGCGGTAGTAGATATTACCTGTGGGCAGTTAAAGGCAGGGTATTTAAACCAGACGCACAACTGTACAAGCCTCCTTTACCTAATATTTGGGACGACTCTAGTATTTGCTTTGGGGGAAATTCTCTCAGTATGTGCAGTGCTGCAACCATAAGCCAAGTTTGGGATCTGTTCTGGAAATCACCTTTTAACAAGGACTTATCTCAAGGCAAGTCAAAAACTCATCCTGATAATATCTGCAATCAACTAATCAAATTACACGAATCTAAAGCTAAATTCTACCCTTCAAATGACCTTGTTCCCGTTCATAGCTGGAAAGTCACAACCCCAGAAGACATTATCAATCATTTGTTCAGTTAACAATGAATCCCTTTATCGGTTATCACCTCGCTACAAGTAACAACTTTCCTCCTTACAGTCAAAAACTCCAGGAATACTGGCTGGCAGCAAATGGGCTTTTCTTGCGATCGCATCGCCGCGAGTTAGAGGTTTGCTTGCAACTAACTCAAACTCAAGTCGCTGGACTCCAACCCCTTGAACCCTACTTCCGTCTGAAAGTCCCAAAAGTTCCTTGCCAAGCGATCGCCGAGATTATCAATGCTGTTAGTATCAACCCCCAACAGGAAATCCTATTCTACTTGGGAGTGACAAACAACCAATGGTGGTGTCACACTCCACTGCAAACTGCGTCCTCTACTCACGTCTTATCTTTAGAAAGCGCACTCGATAAAAGCTATACAGATTGCTTAGTGGAAATGCACAGTCATGGAACTCTAGCTGCTTATCCATCAAGTGCAGATAATCAAGAAGAAAAAGGCAAATTTCGAGTGTTCGCGATTATTGGCACACTGAATACGATTCCCACAATCTATACCCGAATCGGGATATACAATCACTTTTTCGACATCAACCCCAATCAAATATTTGAACTGCCGCCACAGGTAAAATGCTTGAATTAACTACTTACCAACAAGCTTTACCCGTCTTACCTCGCAATCATACTCGTATCAACTTCGTCTTAGTAGGAGTAGGAGGAACAGGCGGGTTTCTTGCAGAAGATTTATGTCGAATTATTCTGCAACTCCAGCACACTAGAAAAGAAATTAACTTTGCGATCGTCGATGGTGATATTGTCGAACTCAAAAATATCAGCCGCCAAAATTATCAACAAGCTGAAATTGGGCTACCAAAGGCAGAAACACTGGCTGCAAGATGCAGTGCTAAGTATGGAATAGAGATTACAGCCGTTTGCGACTGGTTTGAAGAAGACATGATTCGCACGGCCAGTTGGTGGAATACCCTAACGGTAATCATTGGCTGTGTAGATAACAGCACAGCCAGGAGCAAAATTCACTCTGTTCTTAAAATCAACAGTGCAAATGAGCCAGCATCTCTATTTTGGCTGGATTGTGGAAACAGCAACTACTCTGGACAAGTAGTAATTGGAACGCACTCTAATTTTGATATAGTCCAAGCTTCCAATAACCCAGACAAACCTCAATTCTGGTTGCATCTTCCCTCCCCGGTGCTGGTTCACCCAGAATTGCTAGTTCCTCAGCCAGAAGAACTTAGCGACAACAACCTTTCATGTGCAGAAATCCAAGCACGGAATTATCAATCACTATTCG from Tolypothrix sp. PCC 7712 includes these protein-coding regions:
- a CDS encoding Mov34/MPN/PAD-1 family protein, whose protein sequence is MNPFIGYHLATSNNFPPYSQKLQEYWLAANGLFLRSHRRELEVCLQLTQTQVAGLQPLEPYFRLKVPKVPCQAIAEIINAVSINPQQEILFYLGVTNNQWWCHTPLQTASSTHVLSLESALDKSYTDCLVEMHSHGTLAAYPSSADNQEEKGKFRVFAIIGTLNTIPTIYTRIGIYNHFFDINPNQIFELPPQVKCLN
- a CDS encoding ThiF family adenylyltransferase, with protein sequence MLELTTYQQALPVLPRNHTRINFVLVGVGGTGGFLAEDLCRIILQLQHTRKEINFAIVDGDIVELKNISRQNYQQAEIGLPKAETLAARCSAKYGIEITAVCDWFEEDMIRTASWWNTLTVIIGCVDNSTARSKIHSVLKINSANEPASLFWLDCGNSNYSGQVVIGTHSNFDIVQASNNPDKPQFWLHLPSPVLVHPELLVPQPEELSDNNLSCAEIQARNYQSLFVNKMTSAIAAQYLLELTLTGGLKKFASYFDLKAMSTKSLYTSIDQLKKYYIPQTNYHK
- a CDS encoding prokaryotic E2 ligase family D protein; protein product: MNVDTNILPIINLENVSQILLANIPQDDLLGQLIILKGQFILVEREGKESKYKFLSPEAVEKAFTSKTAASGWLSSNTIWWGKNPEGEAIIQFYSPQKYQIQIMGQEFEVITVPMPAFLFAGCGSRYYLWAVKGRVFKPDAQLYKPPLPNIWDDSSICFGGNSLSMCSAATISQVWDLFWKSPFNKDLSQGKSKTHPDNICNQLIKLHESKAKFYPSNDLVPVHSWKVTTPEDIINHLFS